From a single Brassica oleracea var. oleracea cultivar TO1000 chromosome C5, BOL, whole genome shotgun sequence genomic region:
- the LOC106294076 gene encoding nuclear transcription factor Y subunit B-4 produces MADEDRLLPIANVGRLMKQILPSNAKISKEAKQTVQECATEFISFVTCEASDKCHRENRKTVNGDDIWWALSTLGLDNYADAVGRYLHKYREAERERAENNKSSNDSGNERELNITSGYSRVLEKGSSSSAR; encoded by the coding sequence ATGGCCGATGAAGATAGATTGCTACCAATAGCCAATGTAGGGAGACTTATGAAGCAGATCCTACCATCAAATGCAAAGATCTCAAAAGAAGCAAAACAAACAGTTCAAGAGTGTGCAACAGAGTTCATCAGCTTTGTTACCTGCGAAGCCTCAGACAAGTGCCACAGGGAGAATCGAAAGACGGTGAATGGAGACGACATCTGGTGGGCTCTAAGTACTCTAGGCCTCGATAACTATGCTGACGCCGTGGGGAGGTATCTTCACAAGTACCGTGAGGCCGAGCGAGAAAGAGCTGAAAACAACAAAAGCAGCAACGATAGTGGAAATGAGAGAGAACTAAACATCACAAGTGGTTATAGTAGAGTTTTGGAGAAAGGAAGCAGCTCTTCGGCTCGTTGA
- the LOC106295985 gene encoding sucrose nonfermenting 4-like protein: MFGSTVDTSRGNSAASGQQLLTPTRFVWPYGGRRVFLSGSFTRWTEHVPMSPLEGCPTVFQVICNLTPGYHQYKFYVDGEWRHDEHQPFVNANGGVMNTIFITGPDMPPAAFSPSNMDVDDFSQRVVDPSQDSIPRMSAADLEMSRHRISALLSNRTAYELLPESGKVIALDVNLPVKQAFHILYEQGIPLAPLWDFGKGQFVGVLGPLDFILILRELGTHGSNLTEEELETHTVAAWKEGKAHISRQYDGIGRPYPRPLVQVGPYDNLKDVALKILQNKVAAVPVIYSSLQDGSYPQLLHLASLSGILKCICRYFRHSSSSLPILQQPICSIPLGTWVPRIGESSSKPLATLRPHASLGSALSLLVQAGVSSIPVVDDNDSLIDIYSRSDITALAKDKAYAQIHLDDMTVHQALQLGQDASPPYGIFNGQRCHMCLRSDSLGKVIERLANPGVRRLVIVEAGSKRVEGIISLSDVFRFLLGL, from the exons ATGTTTGGTTCTACAGTGGATACCAGCCGTGGAAACAGCGCTGCCTCAGGGCAGCAGCTTCTTACTCCGACTCGCTTCGTGTGGCCTTATGGAGGTAGAAGGGTCTTCCTTAGCGGATCTTTCACAAG GTGGACGGAACATGTGCCAATGTCACCACTTGAGGGCTGCCCTACTGTTTTTCAAGTCATTTGCAACTTGACTCCGGGTTATCATCAG TATAAGTTTTATGTTGATGGGGAATGGCGGCACGATGAGCACCAACCATTTGTAAACGCAAATGGTGGAGTAATGAATACGATATTTATAACTGGACCAGATATGCCTCCCGCTGCTTTTAGCCCATCGAACATGGATGTGGATGATTTCTCCCAGAGAGTG GTTGATCCTTCCCAGGATTCTATACCTAGGATGTCAGCGGCTGATTTGGAGATGTCCCGTCACCGTATATCTGCTTTATTGTCAAACCGCACTGCATACGAGCTGCTCCCTGAATCGGGCAAG GTTATTGCATTGGATGTGAATTTACCAGTAAAGCAAGCATTCCATATACTCTATGAGCAG GGAATCCCTTTGGCTCCTCTGTGGGACTTTGGTAAAGGCCAATTTGTTGGAGTTCTTGGTCCATTGGACTTCATTCTAATACTGAGAGAG CTTGGAACGCATGGATCCAACTTGACAGAAGAAGAGCTTGAGACGCACACAGTAGCAGCCTGGAAAGAGGGGAAGGCTCATATTAGCAGACAATATGATGGAATTGGGAGACCGTATCCTAGGCCACTTGTTCAG GTTGGGCCCTATGATAATCTGAAAGACGTTGCCCTGAAAATTTTGCAAAATAAGGTGGCAGCCGTTCCAGTTATTTATTCTTCTCTGCAGGATGGGTCATATCCGCAGTTACTGCATCTTGCTTCGCTATCAGGCATATTAAAAT GTATATGCAGATACTTTAGACATTCGTCTAGCTCTTTGCCAATCCTTCAGCAGCCCATTTGTTCAATTCCCCTGGGTACTTGGGTTCCTAGAATCGGAGAATCAAGTAGCAAACCTCTCGCTACATTGAGACCACACGCTTCTTTGGGTTCTGCGCTCTCGTTATTAGTTCAAG CTGGAGTTAGTTCAATTCCTGTAGTGGATGACAATGACTCGCTTATTGACATATACTCTCGAAG TGACATAACTGCCCTGGCTAAAGATAAGGCATACGCACAGATTCATCTTGATGACATGACGGTTCACCAG GCGCTGCAGTTGGGGCAAGATGCGAGTCCGCCTTACGGAATCTTCAACGGGCAGAGATGTCACATGTGCTTGCGCTCAGACTCTCTTGGTAAAGTGATCGAGCGGTTAGCGAATCCAG GGGTAAGGAGGCTGGTGATAGTGGAAGCAGGGAGCAAACGTGTTGAAGGTATCATATCTTTGAGTGATGTTTTTCGATTCCTACTCGGTCTTTGA
- the LOC106294904 gene encoding mitogen-activated protein kinase kinase kinase ANP1, with product MQDFFGSVRRSLVFRPPGDEDNQENQPPFPGALADKITSCIRKSRALIKPSSSPPPHPPSAADTPPPISWRKGQLIGRGAFGTVYMGMNLDSGELLAVKQVLIASNYASKEKTQAHIQELEEEVKLLKNLSHPNIVRYLGTVREDDTLNILLEFVSGGSISSLLEKFGPFPESVVRTYTKQLLVGLEYLHNHAIMHRDIKGANILVDNKGGIKLADFGASKQVAELATISGAKSMKGTPYWMAPEVILQTGHSFSADIWSVGCTVIEMVTGKAPWSQQYKEVAAIFFIGTTKSHPPIPDTLSSDAKDFLLKCLQEEPKMRPTASELLKHPFVTGKHKQSASTDLDSVMNNGSTPTLSQLTNTKCSPNSTCNDVGDMCNLGSLNYSLASPLKSIQNNNFWQQNDNGGEEDDMCLIDDDNFLTFNGETGPILENNSDLKKSCDATSDMSNALNPNFDESPRNGEKETKMSMEVDQPSYSEDDEELTESRIKAFLDEKAADLKKLQTPLYEEYYNNLITCSPNGMESNVSSSKREDTARGFLKLPPKSRSPSRGPLGGSPSRATDTVTCTKSPGSGSSREVNMNDGGDEASQDGVPARVSDWRGLIVDTEQESKSQSAALSEIEKKWKEELDQELERKRQEIMRQAGTGSSPRDRSLSRHREKSRFASPGK from the exons ATGCAAGATTTCTTCGGCTCCGTTCGCCGATCTCTCGTCTTCCGTCCTCCCGGCGATGAAGACAACCAGGAGAATCAGCCTCCGTTCCCCGGCGCTCTCGCCGATAAGATCACCTCCTGCATCCGCAAATCCAGGGCTCTCATCAAACCCTCCTCTTCCCCGCCGCCTCACCCTCCTTCCGCCGCAGATACGCCGCCTCCGATTTCGTGGAGGAAAGGTCAGTTAATCGGCCGCGGCGCGTTCGGTACGGTGTACATGGGGATGAATCTCGATTCCGGGGAGCTTCTCGCCGTCAAACAG GTTCTGATTGCTTCCAATTATGCTTCCAAGGAAAAAACTCAG GCTCATATTCAGGAGCTTGAAGAAGAAGTTAAGCTTCTCAAAAATCTCTCCCATCCAAATATAGTT AGATATTTGGGCACTGTGAGAGAAGATGACACTCTGAATATTCTTCTCGAGTTTGTTTCCGGTGGATCTATATCTTCGCTCTTGGAGAAATTCGGACCTTTTCCTGAATCA GTTGTACGGACATACACAAAACAGCTGCTTGTTGGGTTGGAGTACCTTCACAATCATGCAATTATGCACAGAGACATTAAG GGCGCTAATATCCTTGTGGATAACAAAGGAGGCATTAAACTTGCTGATTTTGGTGCATCCAAACAAGTAGCTGAGTTG GCTACAATCTCTGGTGCAAAATCTATGAAAGGGACACCCTATTGGATGGCTCCGGAAGTTATTCTTCAAACTGGACATAGCTT CTCTGCTGATATATGGAGCGTGGGCTGTACAGTTATTGAAATGGTTACTGGAAAGGCTCCTTGGAGTCAACAGTACAAAGAG GTTGCTGCTATCTTCTTCATCGGAACAACAAAATCACATCCTCCAATACCTGATACTCTCTCCTCTGATGCAAAAGACTTTCTGCTTAAGTGTCTACAGGA GGAGCCAAAAATGCGGCCAACGGCATCTGAGCTACTAAAG CATCCCTTTGTTACGGGAAAACACAAGCAATCTGCTTCAACTGATCTTGATTCTGTCATG AACAATGGTAGTACTCCTACACTATCACAGTTAACTAACACTAAGTGCTC TCCCAATTCTACATGCAACGATGTAGGAGACATGTGTAACTTGGGCAGTCTGAACTATTCACTTGCATCTCCTTTGAAATCAATCCAAAACAACAATTTCTGGCAACAAAATGATAATGGAGGCGAAGAAGACGATATGTGTTTGATTGATGATGACAATTTTTTGACATTTAATGGAGAGACAGGACCTATCCTTGAAAATAATAGTGATCTGAAGAAG AGCTGTGATGCCACAAGTGATATGTCCAATGCTTTGAACCCCAATTTTGACGAAAGTCCACGTAATGGAGAGAAAGAGACGAAAATGAGCATGGAAGTTGACCAACCTTCATACTCAGAAGATGACGAGGAGCTGACGGAATCAAGAATTAAAGCTTTCTTAGATGAAAAG GCTGCAGACCTAAAGAAGTTACAGACGCCTCTATATGAAGAATACTACAACAATTTGATCACATGCTCTCCCAATGGCATGGAGAGTAACGTAAGTAGCAGTAAAAGAGAGGACACTGCTCGTGGTTTCCTGAAACTGCCTCCAAAAAGCAGGTCACCGAGTCGGGGTCCTCTTGGTGGTTCACCCTCGAGAGCAACAGACACAGTTACTTGTACTAAGAGCCCAGGAAGTGGAAGTAGTCGTGAAGTGAATATGAACGATGGAGGTGATGAAGCTTCGCAGGATGGTGTACCAGCCCGAGTCAGTGACTGGAGGGGTCTTATTGTTGACACTGAACAGGAATCAAAGAGCCAGAG TGCTGCTTTGTCGGAGATAGAGAAGAAGTGGAAGGAAGAGCTTGATCAAGAACTAGAAAGAAAGCGACAAG AGATCATGCGCCAGGCAGGGACGGGATCATCCCCAAGAGACAGAAGCTTGAGCCGACACAGAGAGAAATCGAGGTTTGCATCTCCAGGAAAATGA
- the LOC106294903 gene encoding mannosylglycoprotein endo-beta-mannosidase — protein sequence MSQIGKTLLDSGWLAARSTEVNDDGEQLTTTNPPSLGPKSPWMEAAVPGTVLGTLLKNKSIPDPFYGLENETITDIADSGRDYYTFWFSTHFQCKRLLNQYVHLNFRAINYSAEVYVNGHKIVLPKGMFRRHTLDVSDILRPPDSDNLLAVIVHPPDHPGTIPPQGGQGGDHEIGKDVAAQYVEGWDWICPIRDRNTGIWDEVSISVTGPVRIIDPHLVSTFYDDYERAYLHVTAELENKSTWSADCSVNIQVTAELENGVCLVEHLHTENVLIPARGNIHHTFKPLYLYKPELWWPNGMGKQNLYDVLITVVVKEFGESDSWMQPFGFRKIESDIDSVTGGRLFKINGEPIFIRGGNWILSDGLLRLSKERYRTDIKFHADMNMNMIRCWGGGLAERPEFYHFCDVYGLLVWQEFWITGDVDGRGDPVSNPNGPLDHDLFLLCARDTVKLLRNHPSLALWVGGNEQVPPKDINEALKQDLRLHPYFTTQLLPDKDSDPSVYLDGTRVYIQGSMWDGFADGKGNFTDGPYEIQYPEDFFKDTYYKYGFNPEVGSVGMPVADTIRATMPPEGWEIPLFKKVSDGFVEEVPNRMWDYHKYIPYSKPGKVHDQILMYGTPDNLDDFCLKAQLVNYIQYRALFEGWSSQMWTKYTGVLIWKNQNPWTGLRGQFYDHLLDQTASFYGCRSAAEPVHVQLNLASNFLEVVNTTPKELSDVEIEASVWDLDGNCPYSKVFNKVYAPPKKAVKISEFKYPKSENAKPVYFLLLKLYRASDKTVISRNFYWLHLPGKDYTLLEPYRKKRIPLKITCNAVNVGPEYELEINVHNTSRADLAKNALQDYGNRNVGLLQKFFGRFGGTEDSNRGLKVVETEGSDPGVAFFFRFSVHNAEAEKQDTRILPVHYSDNYFSLVPGESMSFKISFAAPTGMKKPPRVMLRGWNYPDGFTVFG from the exons ATGTCGCAGATCGGAAAGACGCTACTCGATTCCGGCTGGCTAGCTGCCAGATCAACAGAAGTTAACGACGACGGCGAGCAGCTCACCACCACCAATCCGCCGTCTCTCGGTCCCAAATCTCCGTGGATGGAAGCCGCCGTACCCGGAAC TGTTTTGGGCACCTTGTTGAAGAACAAATCAATTCCAGATCCTTTCTACGGACTAGAAAATGAGACCATCACTGACATTGCCGATTCCGGAAGGGACTACTACACTTTCTGGTTCTCCACACACTTCCAATGTAAACGG TTGTTGAATCAATACGTGCATTTGAACTTTCGTGCCATCAACTACTCTGCTGAGGTGTATGTAAACGGCCACAAGATTGTGCTTCCCAAAGGAATGTTTCGCAGACATACACTTGACGTTAGTGATATTCTGCGTCCTCCTGATAGCGACAATCTACTTGCTGTTATCGTTCATCCCCCTGATCATCCTGGGACTATACCTCCCCAGGGAGGCCAAGGTGGTGACCACGAG ATTGGGAAAGATGTAGCTGCACAGTACGTGGAAGGTTGGGACTGGATTTGTCCAATAAG GGATCGGAACACTGGCATATGGGATGAAGTGTCAATATCTGTTACCGGG CCTGTAAGAATAATTGATCCCCATTTGGTCTCAACCTTCTATGACGATTACGAAAGGGCGTACTTGCATGTGACTGCTGAACTTGAAAACAAGAGCACATGGAGTGCTGACTGTTCTGTGAATATTCAAGTAACAGCCGAACTCGAAAACGGTGTTTGTTTAGTAGAGCATCTTCATACAGAGAATGTTCTGATCCCTGCTCGAGGAAATATTCACCACACATTTAAACCG CTCTATCTATATAAACCTGAACTGTGGTGGCCCAACGGGATGGGAAAGCAAAACCTTTATGACGTCTTGATCACTGTCGTTGTGAAAGAATTCGGAGAATCTGATTCGTGGATGCAGCCTTTTGGATTCCGTAAGATTGAGAGTGATATTGATAGTGTCACTGGTGGAAG GCTGTTCAAGATCAATGGAGAACCGATATTCATCCGTGGTGGCAATTGGATACTGTCAGACGGGTTGTTACGCCTCTCCAAAGAACGTTACAGAACGGACATAAAGTTCCACGCAGATATGAACATGAACATGATCCGTTGCTGGGGTGGTGGGTTGGCTGAAAGGCCGGAGTTCTATCACTTTTGTGATGTCTACGGTTTGTTG GTCTGGCAAGAGTTTTGGATCACTGGAGATGTTGATGGAAGAGGTGATCCAGTATCAAATCCAAACGGACCACTAGACCATGACCTATTCCTTTTATGTGCTCGTGATACTGTCAAACTTCTGAGAAACCATCCAAGCCTTGCTCTTTGGGTTGGTGGAAACGAACAAGTTCCACCAAAAGACATAAACGAGGCTCTGAAGCAAGACCTGAGGCTTCACCCTTATTTCACAACCCAACTGTTACCAGACAAGGATTCAGATCCTAGCGTTTATCTTGACGGTACCAGAGTTTATATTCAAGGATCCATGTGGGACGGCTTTGCAGATGGAAAGGGAAACTTCACTGACGGCCCTTATGAGATTCAATACCCTGAAGATTTCTTTAAAGACACATATTATAAGTATGGGTTCAATCCAGAGGTCGGTTCGGTTGGAATGCCAGTTGCAGATACTATAAGAGCGACAATGCCTCCGGAAGGTTGGGAGATTCCTTTGTTTAAGAAGGTTTCAGACGGGTTTGTGGAAGAAGTGCCGAATAGAATGTGGGACTACCACAAGTACATTCCATACTCTAAGCCTGGAAAAGTTCATGATCAGATTCTGATGTACGGTACTCCAGATAATCTCGATGACTTCTGCTTGAAG GCTCAACTGGTGAACTACATTCAGTACAGAGCTTTATTCGAGGGCTGGAGTTCGCAAATGTGGACAAAGTACACGGGTGTCTTAATCTGGAAGAACCAAAATCCATGGACTGGTCTCAGAGGTCAGTTCTACGATCATCTTCTCGACCAAACAGCCAGTTTCTATGGCTGCCGTTCCGCTGCAGAGCCAGTCCATGTCCAGTTGAACCTGGCAAGTAACTTCCTTGAG GTTGTGAACACGACTCCTAAAGAGTTATCAGATGTGGAGATAGAGGCATCGGTATGGGACCTAGACGGTAACTGCCCGTACTCCAAAGTGTTTAACAAAGTCTATGCGCCGCCAAAGAAAGCTGTGAAAATATCGGAGTTCAAGTACCCGAAATCAGAAAATGCAAAGCCTGTGTATTTCCTTCTTCTCAAACTGTACCGTGCCTCAGACAAAACGGTTATATCCCGGAACTTCTACTGGCTACATCTGCCTGGGAAAGATTACACGCTCTTGGAGCCATACAGAAAGAAGCGAATACCCCTCAAGATCACTTGCAATGCAGTTAACGTCGGTCCAGAGTACGAGCTGGAGATCAACGTCCACAACACATCTAGAGCCGACTTAGCCAAAAACGCTCTTCAGGACTATGGAAACCGCAATGTAGGTTTGCTCCAGAAGTTCTTTGGTAGATTTGGTGGTACTGAAGATAGCAACCGCGGATTGAAAGTGGTGGAAACGGAGGGATCTGATCCAGGAGTTGCTTTCTTTTTTCGTTTTTCAGTCCACAATGCAGAGGCAGAGAAACAAGACACGAGGATTCTACCTGTACACTATTCAGACAACTACTTCTCACTAGTTCCGGGTGAATCAATGTCTTTTAAGATCTCATTTGCAGCTCCTACAGGCATGAAGAAGCCTCCTCGTGTTATGCTTCGGGGATGGAACTACCCTGACGGGTTTACTGTTTTTGGTTAA